The window TGGTGAATGCTTGGCGGGCAGCAGGTCAAGGTACAGCAGTTTTGATTGTGCAGTTTTTGCAGGGGGGAATTGGTCAGGGGGTAGGTTATCCCCGCCGCCTCTTGCAAAGTTTGGACTGGGTGAGAGCTAATTTACACCGCCGCCTCGATCTGAATCAGCCCCATCTTACGGAGGAGGAGCAGGAAAGTATTCTTTCTCTTTGGCGCTTCACTAAAGGGTGTCTCCAGGGCTATCCCTATCAGATGCTGGTTTTGGATGAAGTTTGTGCTCTAGTGGAATTGGGGTTGGTCAGGGAAGGGGAATTGATTGAAACCATTGCCAACCGTGCCGCTACCCTTGATGTGGTGATTACAGGGGTAAATGTCCCCTCAGGATTGCTAGAAATTGCTGACCAGGTAACCCACCGCCGCATCTAATTGCACTTGTTGAACTGTCCTAAAGGTGAGACAAGCTCCCTTCGACAAGCTCCCTTCGACAAGCTCCCTTCGACAAGCTCAGGGAGCTAGCTATCTCTAAGTCGATCGGGCGATCAGGAATGTAGCGTTCGACAAGCTCCCTTCGACAAGCTCAGGGAGCTAGAGTAGCTCTATAGGGGTAATTTGAGTTTGTTCACCGTTCTTAGGGAGCAACGGAGGTAGGGAACCTGCTCTGAGCTGGTTGCAGCGGCTTTAGACTATGATAGGCTTCGTAGTAGGTTCATGTTGTTTTCGAGGAGGGCTTCCTCTTTCCTGCGGCTCCAACCCCGCAGCTGTTCTTCTCATTGATAAGCGTCAGCAACCCAGGCAATACACCAATTCACTGCTAACCTTCTGGCTGTGTAATTTGCTCAGTGGTCGGCTGGTCGTCTCTCCAAATCGATCGGGCTTCCTGTGTAGTAACTTCCGTCACAACATCCCACAATGTGCATCTGCTCCCAAACTCTGAACTTGGCTTATTCCGAGGGCTGAGCTTGCCGCCGAGGGCTGAGCTTGCCGCCGAGGGCTGAGCTTGCCGAAGCCCGACATTCATAGAAAGGCTCCCTTCGACAGGCTCAGGGAGCTTCGACAGGCTCAGGGAGCTTCGACAGGCTCAGGGAGCTTCGACAGGCTCAGGGAGCTTCGACAGGCTCGGGGAGCATGGAGGTTTTAGGTGGTTATTAGTTCTGCTTCTACAAGGCGATGGAAGACGGGACGTTCGTTTTCAATTTCTACCAGGATTGTGTCTCCTTCAGTAAATTCGCCCCGCAGAATGGCTTTGGCAATCTGACTTTCCAGTTGCCGCTGGATGACTCGCTTCAGGGGACGTGCGCCATAGACGGGGTCATAGCCTACTTCTGCTAGGAAGTCGAGGGCAGCATCGCTCAGCTCTAGCTTGATCTTCTTCTCGGCTAAGCGCTGTCTCAGTCTGTCCACTTGCAGGTTGACAATTTGCTTAAGCTCCGATCGGTTGAGGCTGTGGAAGATAATGATTTCATCGATGCGGTTGAGAAATTCTGGGCGGAAGTTACTGCGGAGGGCTTCCATAACCCGATCGCGCATTTCTTCATAGCGGTCTTCGTTGCCTGCCACATCTAAGATGTATTGGGAACCAATGTTGC is drawn from Pseudanabaenaceae cyanobacterium SKYG29 and contains these coding sequences:
- a CDS encoding cob(I)yrinic acid a,c-diamide adenosyltransferase, coding for MVAQVEPQLLSPRSTRKLPRGMVQVFSTSDRCFPADVMVNAWRAAGQGTAVLIVQFLQGGIGQGVGYPRRLLQSLDWVRANLHRRLDLNQPHLTEEEQESILSLWRFTKGCLQGYPYQMLVLDEVCALVELGLVREGELIETIANRAATLDVVITGVNVPSGLLEIADQVTHRRI